A genomic region of Metopolophium dirhodum isolate CAU chromosome 1, ASM1992520v1, whole genome shotgun sequence contains the following coding sequences:
- the LOC132935155 gene encoding peroxidase-like isoform X2 codes for MSSSISIHLWICILVFLPSCYRGRAEFYFKDDGLMIKRTDWYKHLKTKELDDHIKTFVSDIERREEDKLWFGLNMDIGSPEHGLLIDSQLSEELYSLYRHAEIVSEASSFIRHRECQDGGGQCAIDLSKVKLDKTSLGNICLSMFYNKTACIGMNLKYRSPDGSCNNLKRYYSGKATTAYKRLLFNNYINSFDRVREDSFSSYRPSPRTLSVEFVKDEHSPDDFKTMAMAYWTIFVGHDLSHTAMSRMLTSYKSVSCCAEGRSELIPGSIYDELCLQVVIPDGDPFFRNPHRCMHYARSVPAVRSDCTFGVKEQMNQATHYLDGSMIYGSSAKRTWSLRTNLDGQLLTSIGCDNKNHGDQLQPQYMPLEDTESIACQYGSGTCYRAGDIRANALPQLTVMHTLWMREHNRLAKLLSHVNPHWEDERIFQEARKIVTASIQHITYAEWLPALLGENYTRRNGLELPTKGYSNAYNETTDPSVSNSFATAILPFANSMLSDTISLYTEGRMINASLSLKEHYNRPTGLLLNYMDQLVRGLSTQNTQKIDMLFTKTLTNYLYSVYPNHAFGMDIVSLDIQRTRDHGIPSYTEFRKYCRLKAIRSVQDLSKIMVEGSTDRLLKQYKHWRDIELLVGALFEKHEEDSMVGPTMRCIIREQFIRTRMADRYFYDLPNIFNEYQLTEIRKVTLARIFCDNSNNVTMMQKKVFLIPAMADLQLCNSQSIPKININHWSEMVDTFKK; via the exons ATGAGTTCCTCGATATCTATACATCTGTGGATTTGTATTTTGGTATTCTTACCATCATGTTACAGAGGTCGAGCTGAGTTCTACTTTAAAG ATGATGGTTTGATGATAAAAAGAACTGACTGGTACAAACATCTCAAAACCAAAGAATTAGATGatcatattaaaacatttgtcaGCGATATTGAGAGACGTGAGGAGGATAAATTATGGTTTGGGTTAAATATGGATATTGGAAGCCCGGAGCATGGACTTTTGATCGATTCTCAGCTTTCCGAAGAACTGTATTCATTATATAGGCATGCTGAAATTGTTTCTGAAGCTTCCTCCTTTATACGCCATAGAGAATGTCAaga TGGTGGAGGACAATGTGCCATAGACTTATCGAAAGTGAAACTAGACAAGACATCTTTGGGTAATATTTGTTTGTCCATGTTTTACAACAAAACAGCATGCATCGGGATGAACTTGAAGTATCGTAGTCCTGACGGTTCTTGTAACAACTTGAAACGTTACTACTCGGGAAAAGCAACCACGGCTTATAAACGTTTGctgtttaataactatattaacagttttgata GAGTTAGGGAAGATTCTTTTTCGTCTTACAGACCCAGTCCTAGAACGCTGAGCGTTGAATTTGTCAAAGACGAGCACTCACCAGATGACTTCAAAACGATGGCAATGGCGTACTGGACGATTTTTGTAGGCCATGATCTATCTCACACGGCAATGTCTAGAATGC TGACTAGTTATAAATCCGTGAGCTGTTGTGCAGAAGGACGATCGGAGCTCATACCTGGAAGCATATACGACGAGTTGTGCTTGCAAGTTGTGATACCGGATGGAGATCCATTTTTCCGTAACCCTCATCGTTGTATGCACTACGCGCGTTCGGTGCCAGCTGTGCGTTCCGATTGTACTTTTGGAGTCAAGGAACAA ATGAACCAAGCTACTCATTATTTAGATGGGTCGATGATATACGGTTCGTCGGCGAAACGGACGTGGTCGTTGAGGACCAACTTGGACGGCCAACTATTGACAAGCATAGGCTGCGATAACAAGAACCATGGCGACCAGCTACAGCCGCAGTATATGCCGCTGGAAGACACCGAATCAATCGCCTGTCAGTATGGCAGCGGCACGTGTTATAGAGCTGGTGACATCCGGGCAAATGCGCTTCCCCAACTGACGGTCATGCACACATTGTGGATGAGGGAACACAACCGGTTGGCCAAACTACTGTCCCACGTCAACCCGCACTGGGAAGACGAACGTATTTTTCAGGAGGCCAGGAAAATCGTTACGGCATCCATTCAGCACATAACTTACGCTGAGTGGCTGCCAGCGCTGCTCGGGGAAAACTACACCAGGCGGAACGGGCTTGAGCTGCCGACAAAAGGCTACAGTAACGCGTACAACGAGACCACCGACCCGAGCGTCAGCAACAGCTTTGCGACCGCAATATTACCATTCGCCAATTCCATGTTAAGCGACACCATCAG tttatatACGGAAGGCCGAATGATCAACGCAAGTCTTTCACTAAAGGAACATTACAACCGACCAACTGGtttactattaaattacatgGATCAGCTTGTCAGAGGGCTATCTACAcagaatacacaaaaaattGATATGCTATTTACTAAAACG cttACAAATTACTTATACAGTGTTTATCCAAACCACGCGTTTGGAATGGACATCGTCAGCTTGGATATACAACGAACCCGCGATCATGGTATACCAAGCTACAcagaatttagaaaatattgtcgACTAAAAGCTATCAGAAGTGTACAAGATTTATCCAAGATCATGGTTGAAGgc tcaacTGATAGACTATTGAAGCAATACAAACATTGGAGAGATATAGAGCTTTTGGTAGGTGCATTGTTTGAGAAACATGAAGAAGACTCAATGGTTGGCCCAACGATGAGATGTATCATTAGAGAACAGTTTATAAGAACTAGAATGGCAGATAGATATTTTTACGATTTACCAAATATATTCAATGAAT atcaACTGACAGAAATCAGAAAAGTGACGCTTGCCAGAATCTTTTGTGATAACAGCAATAATGTCACAATGAtgcagaaaaaagtatttttgatacCTGCAATGGCTGATTTGCAACTCTGTAATTCCCAATcaattccaaaaatcaacatCAATCACTGGTCAGAGATGGtcgatacatttaaaaaataa
- the LOC132935155 gene encoding peroxidase-like isoform X1: MKKLFLSEFYITALLIVHIISRMSSSISIHLWICILVFLPSCYRGRAEFYFKDDGLMIKRTDWYKHLKTKELDDHIKTFVSDIERREEDKLWFGLNMDIGSPEHGLLIDSQLSEELYSLYRHAEIVSEASSFIRHRECQDGGGQCAIDLSKVKLDKTSLGNICLSMFYNKTACIGMNLKYRSPDGSCNNLKRYYSGKATTAYKRLLFNNYINSFDRVREDSFSSYRPSPRTLSVEFVKDEHSPDDFKTMAMAYWTIFVGHDLSHTAMSRMLTSYKSVSCCAEGRSELIPGSIYDELCLQVVIPDGDPFFRNPHRCMHYARSVPAVRSDCTFGVKEQMNQATHYLDGSMIYGSSAKRTWSLRTNLDGQLLTSIGCDNKNHGDQLQPQYMPLEDTESIACQYGSGTCYRAGDIRANALPQLTVMHTLWMREHNRLAKLLSHVNPHWEDERIFQEARKIVTASIQHITYAEWLPALLGENYTRRNGLELPTKGYSNAYNETTDPSVSNSFATAILPFANSMLSDTISLYTEGRMINASLSLKEHYNRPTGLLLNYMDQLVRGLSTQNTQKIDMLFTKTLTNYLYSVYPNHAFGMDIVSLDIQRTRDHGIPSYTEFRKYCRLKAIRSVQDLSKIMVEGSTDRLLKQYKHWRDIELLVGALFEKHEEDSMVGPTMRCIIREQFIRTRMADRYFYDLPNIFNEYQLTEIRKVTLARIFCDNSNNVTMMQKKVFLIPAMADLQLCNSQSIPKININHWSEMVDTFKK, from the exons ATG aaaaaattatttttgagtgaATTCTATATAACAGCTcttttaatag ttCATATAATTAGCAGAATGAGTTCCTCGATATCTATACATCTGTGGATTTGTATTTTGGTATTCTTACCATCATGTTACAGAGGTCGAGCTGAGTTCTACTTTAAAG ATGATGGTTTGATGATAAAAAGAACTGACTGGTACAAACATCTCAAAACCAAAGAATTAGATGatcatattaaaacatttgtcaGCGATATTGAGAGACGTGAGGAGGATAAATTATGGTTTGGGTTAAATATGGATATTGGAAGCCCGGAGCATGGACTTTTGATCGATTCTCAGCTTTCCGAAGAACTGTATTCATTATATAGGCATGCTGAAATTGTTTCTGAAGCTTCCTCCTTTATACGCCATAGAGAATGTCAaga TGGTGGAGGACAATGTGCCATAGACTTATCGAAAGTGAAACTAGACAAGACATCTTTGGGTAATATTTGTTTGTCCATGTTTTACAACAAAACAGCATGCATCGGGATGAACTTGAAGTATCGTAGTCCTGACGGTTCTTGTAACAACTTGAAACGTTACTACTCGGGAAAAGCAACCACGGCTTATAAACGTTTGctgtttaataactatattaacagttttgata GAGTTAGGGAAGATTCTTTTTCGTCTTACAGACCCAGTCCTAGAACGCTGAGCGTTGAATTTGTCAAAGACGAGCACTCACCAGATGACTTCAAAACGATGGCAATGGCGTACTGGACGATTTTTGTAGGCCATGATCTATCTCACACGGCAATGTCTAGAATGC TGACTAGTTATAAATCCGTGAGCTGTTGTGCAGAAGGACGATCGGAGCTCATACCTGGAAGCATATACGACGAGTTGTGCTTGCAAGTTGTGATACCGGATGGAGATCCATTTTTCCGTAACCCTCATCGTTGTATGCACTACGCGCGTTCGGTGCCAGCTGTGCGTTCCGATTGTACTTTTGGAGTCAAGGAACAA ATGAACCAAGCTACTCATTATTTAGATGGGTCGATGATATACGGTTCGTCGGCGAAACGGACGTGGTCGTTGAGGACCAACTTGGACGGCCAACTATTGACAAGCATAGGCTGCGATAACAAGAACCATGGCGACCAGCTACAGCCGCAGTATATGCCGCTGGAAGACACCGAATCAATCGCCTGTCAGTATGGCAGCGGCACGTGTTATAGAGCTGGTGACATCCGGGCAAATGCGCTTCCCCAACTGACGGTCATGCACACATTGTGGATGAGGGAACACAACCGGTTGGCCAAACTACTGTCCCACGTCAACCCGCACTGGGAAGACGAACGTATTTTTCAGGAGGCCAGGAAAATCGTTACGGCATCCATTCAGCACATAACTTACGCTGAGTGGCTGCCAGCGCTGCTCGGGGAAAACTACACCAGGCGGAACGGGCTTGAGCTGCCGACAAAAGGCTACAGTAACGCGTACAACGAGACCACCGACCCGAGCGTCAGCAACAGCTTTGCGACCGCAATATTACCATTCGCCAATTCCATGTTAAGCGACACCATCAG tttatatACGGAAGGCCGAATGATCAACGCAAGTCTTTCACTAAAGGAACATTACAACCGACCAACTGGtttactattaaattacatgGATCAGCTTGTCAGAGGGCTATCTACAcagaatacacaaaaaattGATATGCTATTTACTAAAACG cttACAAATTACTTATACAGTGTTTATCCAAACCACGCGTTTGGAATGGACATCGTCAGCTTGGATATACAACGAACCCGCGATCATGGTATACCAAGCTACAcagaatttagaaaatattgtcgACTAAAAGCTATCAGAAGTGTACAAGATTTATCCAAGATCATGGTTGAAGgc tcaacTGATAGACTATTGAAGCAATACAAACATTGGAGAGATATAGAGCTTTTGGTAGGTGCATTGTTTGAGAAACATGAAGAAGACTCAATGGTTGGCCCAACGATGAGATGTATCATTAGAGAACAGTTTATAAGAACTAGAATGGCAGATAGATATTTTTACGATTTACCAAATATATTCAATGAAT atcaACTGACAGAAATCAGAAAAGTGACGCTTGCCAGAATCTTTTGTGATAACAGCAATAATGTCACAATGAtgcagaaaaaagtatttttgatacCTGCAATGGCTGATTTGCAACTCTGTAATTCCCAATcaattccaaaaatcaacatCAATCACTGGTCAGAGATGGtcgatacatttaaaaaataa